CAAATAAGCTGAAGCCCGCTTCAAAAAAAGCGTTTTGCCGAAAATCTTAGTTGAACGAAAAAAGCTGCCAGTTGCTAAAATTCTTAATTCTTCGGAACGTTTTCAACTTATGTACCAAATGTTAACAAAAAAGTAACCGCTTGTCACCATTTTTTTTTGCGACGAATGCGGACCGGGATCGGATCGGAATTCGACCTTGAAGAACACCGCGAAGAGACATCTCAGCCAACGAAAAACCGGCCGCTCGTGAGAAGCGGCCGGTCACTCAATTCGATAAAAGACTCGGAAACTTAACCGATCGCGTCTTTCATTGATTTTCCGACACGGAACTTAACAGTCGTTTTCGCCGGGATCTTGATCGTCGCACCGGTCGCCGGATTGCGGCCTTCACGTGCGGCACGCGTCGCTTTGACGAGTTTTCCGAAGCCCGGAAGGGTGAACTCACCGTTCTTCTTCACTTCGCCGGCAGCGAGTCCCGCCAATGCGTCGAAAAGTCCTTTCACTTCGGCCTTCTTGAGGCCCGTGCTTTCTGCGATACTGTTAACGATTTCCGTTTGTGTCATTTTTGCCATGTTGTAAATTTAACCTCCAAAGTTTGTAAATAAAACTACGTCAATTGAACATCTTTATCTGCACGATTGCAAATGCTGAAAGGGGCAAGACTGGAACTGGATTCCAATAAAATACTGGTCGGGGCGAGATGATTCGAACATCCGACCTCTCGGTCCCAAACCGAGCGCACTACCAGGCTGTGCTACGCCCCGGCATAAAACCGATTTCACCTAAGAAACA
The DNA window shown above is from Acidobacteriota bacterium and carries:
- a CDS encoding HU family DNA-binding protein, whose protein sequence is MAKMTQTEIVNSIAESTGLKKAEVKGLFDALAGLAAGEVKKNGEFTLPGFGKLVKATRAAREGRNPATGATIKIPAKTTVKFRVGKSMKDAIG